The genome window ttaaatatttacccacttggttgactagtctcctCCCAACACATGGTAAAtaatggtgacaagtgtcacctctttatggtttgatcttaaaaatatcttagcttagactgattggcATTAAATCAGATGAACTCTCGgtaaaaactaatttaattcaaataattttcgaaaccaaaaatttattccagtccaaaactcaaaattgggctaggttcggtacaccgcgaaatttcgcgatgtacgatcacaaataaatttttgctgctatgggctaatttaattaaataggaaattcaagaataatagtatgatgtctaaaaatccatttcctaggacaaacgggtccgaatactagttcctaaaatttttacggttcgtgaccgggacgtacgatcacAGCTTAtcactaactgtccttacttataataattcttttgaggcatcgggagatcatctcatgaatgttacagcctaaagaaatatttttcgaacattaatcttactggaataggtgaggggttacagtctaccctccttaaaaaaaagtttcgtccccgaaacttactttctcgCATCTAGGGTCTCACAGTAAACCGctacctactttcatgcacacatatggAAATTAGCCCATAGAATATTGCACATCAGGTATCTTAGATACATAAcaagtagattgactcttacttacttgagttaaacaactctggatatcgttccatcatcgcgtcttccaattcccaggtagcttcttctgggctatggtttgaccattgaactttgaccatCCTGATTGACTTCttcctcgtgtctcgggttttagaatccaagatttgaattggcctttcttcatacgtcaatgagtcatccattgtcAGTCCCTCTGGCTCCAGTACATGAGatacatcaggtacatatcgtttcaattgagaaacatgaaacacattatgtactctgtccagttcgattggtaaagccaaccggtatgccagatttcccactctttctaaaatttcgtagggtcctataaatcgagggctcagtttccctttctttccaaatcttttgacccctttggtgggtgagactttcaataatacTTTCTCTCCCACTTGGTACTCTATGGATTGTCGCTTTagatcagcataagacttttggaGATCTTGTGCAATTTTCATTCTCCCCTGAATCACTTTAATTACTTCAATGGTTTCTcgtaagtactgaggtccaagaataACGGCATCACTTTTGTCGCTCCAACATAGTGGACTCCGACATTTCTGcccatataatgcttcgtaaggagccattcttatagtggcatgatagctATTATTGtatgaaaattcaattagatccaactgctcatcccacgagccctggaaatcgagtgcacaacctctgagcatatctttcaaggtttggattgttcgctcTGTTTGACCATCGGTGGCAGGATGAAATGTtgtgctcatcttgagttgcgtacccatggctacctgtaatgtttcccaaaatcttgataggaaccgtgaatctcggtctaaaataatatcgcgtgctatcccgtgatatttaaccacatacttgatgtaggctcttgccattttctccattgaccaggttttgttcatcggaataaatcttgctgtcttggttaaccgatcaacaacaacccatacttggtcATTTCCGGCTCTTGTCTTTGGCAgtcctcccacaaagtccatggagattgaatcccacttccattgaggaacctccaatggttgtagTAACCCCttcggcttacttctctctaccttaaccttttggcaattcaagcatttagcaacaaattccacaatatctttcttcatgcccatccaccagaaattttgcctcagatcTTTGTACAGCTTGTCCCCTCCTGGATGAACAaaataaggtgtgttgtgaccttctctcattaattggttcattaattccttgCAACTTGCAGGTATAATCCATCTGCCcttgaatctcatgctcccatccgagtgcaattcaaatggaccctgttttccatccaccatcttctctttgatattctttacccagtcgtcctctccttgggcttgtttgatctcttcaaatagggctggagtggtcgataggtaatatagcttcatctcttAGTCTGCCCGaccacacattgttatttccagattgaggttctgaaaatccttgcataattgttcaggtaatacccagagagcatgatttggctttcggctcaaagcatctgctaccttgtttgccttagcctcttggtattggatttccagatcgtagtccttgattaactccaaccatctcctttgccttaagttaagatccctttgagtgaagatgtacttcaaactctgatgatccgtaaagatcttgcaagtgactccataaagataatgtcgccagattttgagggcaaacaccacagctgctagttctagatcgtgggttgggtagttagcctcgtgtggttttagttgacgagatgcgtaagctattacccttccatgttgcatcaagacacatcccagtcctttgtgagacgcatctgtgtatagttcatagccttccgttcccacaggtaaggttaacactggggcagttgttaacatcttcttgagttcctggaacgcatgctcgcattctccactccaactgtatttggtagtcttcttgagcagattggtcaaaggtcttgctatctttgagaaatcctggacaaatctcctgtaataacctgtcaatcccaagaaacttcggacttctgtaaccgatttgggtggttcccattcTATTACGGCTCTTATCTTAGTTGGATCCACcgctattccttccctggtgattatgtgacccaggaatgctacttcctctttccaaaattcgcattttgaaagttttgcgtaaagtttcttttccctcaacatttgtaacgtcgtcctgagatgctcttcgtgctcttccggtgtcttagaataaaccaaaatgtcatctatgaagacaacaatgaactTATCCAATATCCCCTCTCATCTTTACCATTTGCATTGAGTACTTCTCACGGGTACTCAAAACTAAGGCTCAAAGCCCACTTTTCACCTTTCATCCGAAATGCTCCCAGTTGGGTATTACACACCTCGCCTTTGCAGATGATTTAATGCTTTTCTCAAAAGGAAACCCATCATCGGTCACCATCCTCCTTAATGCTCTAAAGGAGTTGGAAGAAACTTCAAGGTTAACTGTTAGCATTGAAAAATCTAACATCTTTGTAGCAGGGATCCGGGATAATAGATTGGATTTTTCAGGAATGCCAAAAGGCCAACTCCCGGTAAAGTACCTAGGCATTCCTCTTGATGGGCAGAGGCTCAAAGTTGCTCAATTTTCCCCCCTCATTACAGCAATCACTCGGTTAATCGAAAAATGGAAGGGATGCACCTTGTCATACGCTGGACGACTTGAGCTCATAATTTCAGTAATCCAAGGTACTATTAGTTTCTGGATTCAAAATTTTCCCCTTCCTACTAATGTGATTGATCATGTAGCATTTCTTTGTGGAAAATTTCTTTGGGGACGGAGAGTTTCCCTAATCACTTGGGATAAGATTTGCTTTCCAAAGGAAGAAGGAGGGCTTGGCATCCATGATTTTAAAGTTTGGAACACATCCTTCTTCTCAAAGGTTTTGTGGGACATACACTCCAAGAGGGACTCGCTTTGGATCCGTTGGGTAAATTCCGTCTATCTAAATGGTAGTGATGTTTGGGATTTCTGCCCAAATAAGAGGGACTCTGCGTTATTCAAGAAGATTTTTGAAGCCCGAGACAAGATCTCACTGGCCAAAGGAGGATTGCAAAATGCAAAGGAATTCCTTCATAATTCTGTGAACAACAGCAAGTTTCAGGTTTCACAGATCTATGACCTTCTTCGAGAGAAATCTCAACCGGCTTTTGCATGGAGATTTGTATGGAGATCTTACATTCCCCGCAAATTTTCATTTATCACATGGCTTGCTGTTCATCAAAGGCTACCAACAAAGGATAGACTTGCTTTTCTTGACATCAATACCGAATGTTCAATGTGTGTGGGTGATAAAGAAACGGCTCAACACCTCTTCTTTAAATGCCCCTTTTCCTTACAAGTTTGGAATCAAGTCCGGATGCATTTTGGGTTTCACAAATGCACGAATGCAATCAAGAGCTCAATCAAGTGGATCAACAGATTGCACGGAGGAGCACACATGCGTTCGAAGGCAATTACCATTGCTCTTATTTGCACTATTTATCACTTATGGAGAAACCGAAATAGAGTTTACCACGATGAAGATAGGTTGCCCATCGATGGCCTTGTGAAAAATATTGCCAAAGACGTGTACCGAGTCATCTTCTACCTTTATCCCATTACATAATGTGGACatgttttattgatttgctGTATTGTTTTTTGGTCCTCCAATTTATTTGGACCATTTTTCCGGTTTTACATATATGGAGAGGATCTCAATGGGTTGGACATGCCAATTCAATTCCACGAAATGGCCTCCACCTATTCGAGCATAGGATTAATCCTCCTCCATCTTGTTTTTCTTAGTTGGCTTTGCCACTGTTTTGGTTGTAACAATGTACAGCATGTACTAGATGTTTTGATCTGGGTCGGGGCATGCCTCGCTCCCTCGAGAATATACATTTACATTTCCTCGAACAATGAACttatccaggtatggaaggaaaatcctgttcatcaagtccatgaaagttcctggtgcgttggttactccgaatggcataactgtgaattcgtagtgcccatacctagtccggaatgcggtcttggaaatatcctgttccgcgactcgcacttggtgataccctgaccgtaaatcaatttttgaaaacacgcccgctctcctcagttgatcaaacagatcgtcgatccttggcaatgggtatctgtttttcactgtgactcgattgagctctctatagtcaatgcacagtcttaggcttccatcctttttcctttacaaacagtaccggtgcgccccaaggtgacacacttggtctaataaatcccttctccaataactctgccagttgagccttcaactcttccatctccttNcaataactctgccagttgagccttcaactcttccatctcctttggtgccattcgataaggcgccttcgagactGATGCGGTTCCCGGtacgaggtcgatggtaaattccacttccctctccgGCGGCATTTCGTTGAGGTCATCTGGGAACACATCGGAAAATTCACGCACCACCgggatttgatttatttcaggTTCTTCCATTCCAGCTTCTTGCAtcaaacagaggtacacttcacaccccttgcgagcgtacttcaTCAACCTCTGCATTgtcatcaaccttggttcaggttacttttccattcctcgataggatatcctcctccccttcggtcctcgcaggacaacctttcgttcactgcatactatctgagctttatgtttatccaaccaatccattcctagtatcacatcaataccctctagatcgaaacgaatgaggtttccgggacaattggatcccgctatttctattgtgatattgtcatatccctccttacaggctattactattcccgaggcagttcttacattcaaatctaactccATAGCAGGCTTTAActttaatctatccgcaaatgtagatgatataaacgaattggtagcccctgtatcgaacaatactaagccaggtactgggttaataagaaatgtaccggtcacaacgtcgctagcctgagcttgcttgctattaacgacgtagatcttgccttgGTTTGCTGCGCTGCTTTCCcccacgggtgctttccctttattggtgggatttggagctgCGTTAGTCGGCCTCCCCCGGTTTCCTTATTGAGAGTTacctcctccatttcttgtctccgcgggcctctggctggtgttcccaccgaatcctcctctttgattgtttttctgaGAGGAATCCCGATAATTGTCCATCCTagtttggcactcgtagtacttgtgccccaagaatccgcacttaaagcaccttatcttctccccttggcaattctGACCGAGGTGAtctcgtccacacctccggcaagTTGAACTTCTCCTCTGAGTTActcctcccttcctttccccttgcatcggattaaatcttccctggttggttttcttgttgtCCGGCTTGAACTTCCCCTGTCTATCATCCCCCTTCCTGTTGTCCGGCTTGAACTTCCCCTGTCTATCATCCCCCTTCCTCTTATTCTTGTTGAACTTCCCCTGTCTATCATCCCCCTTCCTCTTATTCTTGAtgtagacctcctgttgatccaggtacacttggtagtggtcggatgctctgtcatatgcctcgttgagagtagtgcacataaacggtgcaatcgccCCCCTCACggcccaatccagtccacgtacaaacctcctcgccttgctggcttcgtcaggcacgaCGTTATGAGCAAACCTCACCAGCTCCACGTACTGATCATAATAGGCTTGCACAGTcgctcccttttgtttcaatcgcaggaattcctcacacttgattcccttaatcctttctgtatagaattgtcctctcaattcttccttgataatcctttctgtatagaattgtcctctcaattcttccttgaattcctcccagccatagaattgtcctctcaattcttccttgaattcctcccagccaaagtctgggtcttgcaattcttccttgaattcctcccagccaaagtctgggtcttgcaaCAAGTCAggcccagctgttgaccaccagttgtctgccgcttttgtcagataatacacggcggaagatactcgctgatctgcaggacagttgactgcatcgagcagcttgtcaaacgtcctaatccattcttccaagattaccgggtcttcttcacccgcatagtatggtggctgcctacttgctatggcttttgcaaaatcaactcgcggctgtctgttattttgattctggacttgttgagccatcataaatccagccatttgctccattgcgagagccatacggtccatagccgatatctcgtcgccctgaccgacaggtatatttcgtctaggcggcatcttcaccaaacgatagtttcaagttagttcttgaagcataaaagctcttaagggatagtttcaagttagttcttgaagcataaaagctcttaaggagttagctagctacgcagttagtataataaaagctcttaaggagttagctagctacgcagttagtataaCAGCTACTCAAGTACTATCCAGCAATTCCCAACATTCACTTCGCCATGCTCCTCAACCAGGTATCTCAAttatggcataacagttaggaacaCACTATACTATCATacttactcacaacaattataagcaatgattaacacACATAAGgatacacaaatattgatcaaagcattctagaatcgggagatttcgcgaaatacagatgatgaggtaccccttttttatgctgcctggtctccagctccgctccaAAAATTCCCACTTAGGCTCAGTCTTAGCAAATTTAGGTTGACTCAAACTTGGACTTTGAAAATCGAattctccgaatttcaatcctagacctacaacgagaccacacaacctaggcttcgacctaattcccaaaggttcaacctaggctctgataccactttgtaacaccccggacctaccttcccgtacatccgaggcattaccgccacaccttgAGAGAGTGTTTTATTATTTAGcgatgaacctcactctagatgcacaggcaaaaggaaactcttctaatcacaacaatcactcaacaggtacttaacacttttatacatatcaactggtaagcttcattaagcaaaatatatattcttgcaatcatacatacataagattgcccctcgggccaaaatactaaaccaggttcaacctagacgcaactggtcatgcctaacCATCACTACggctacaaaaagtatgtacaccaaaaaaatttccAACGACTCCTAAGAACCCGACGCCTAGTCAATCATGctgtacacggggccggtgaactctccgcagaccaggtgccactccccctcgtaccaggtgatgtggtccaaAAAatgagaagtggttatgaccatcgaccactcctcccaaacatcccgaggactagggtcccaagggtaggggtagtgcacaatgaactccaagggatcgctaccatctaacggctctatagggtaaaagccataagcagcctggaccttgtccataaccgggcaagagacaaaaggggccgacggagccataggagtatctggattggtgggagcctcgggagcataaccaggtgcgtatgggtcttcaccctccatcatctgtatgtacacgTCGTAGTCCATGCCTCCACAAANtagttcttgaagcataaaagctcttaaggagttagctagctacgcagttagtataaCAGCTACTCAAGTACTATCCAGCAATTCCCAACATTCACTTCGCCATGCTCCTCAACCAGGTATCTCAAttatggcataacagttaggaacaCACTATACTATCATacttactcacaacaattataagcaatgattaacacACATAAGgatacacaaatattgatcaaagcattctagaatcgggagatttcgcgaaatacagatgatgaggtaccccttttttatgctgcctggtctccagctccgctccaAAAATTCCCACTTAGGCTCAGTCTTAGCAAATTTAGGTTGACTCAAACTTGGACTTTGAAAATCGAattctccgaatttcaatcctagacctacaacgagaccacacaacctaggcttcgacctaattcccaaaggttcaacctaggctctgataccactttgtaacaccccggacctaccttcccgtacatccgaggcattaccgccacaccttgAGAGAGTGTTTTATTATTTAGcgatgaacctcactctagatgcacaggcaaaaggaaactcttctaatcacaacaatcactcaacaggtacttaacacttttatacatatcaactggtaagcttcattaagcaaaatatatattcttgcaatcatacatacataagattgcccctcgggccaaaatactaaaccaggttcaacctagacgcaactggtcatgcctaacCATCACTACggctacaaaaagtatgtacaccaaaaaaatttccAACGACTCCTAAGAACCCGACGCCTAGTCAATCATGctgtacacggggccggtgaactctccgcagaccaggtgccactccccctcgtaccaggtgatgtggtccaaAAAatgagaagtggttatgaccatcgaccactcctcccaaacatcccgaggactagggtcccaagggtaggggtagtgcacaatgaactccaagggatcgctaccatctaacggctctatagggtaaaagccataagcagcctggaccttgtccataaccgggcaagagacaaaaggggccgacggagccataggagtatctggattggtgggagcctcgggagcataaccaggtgcgtatgggtcttcaccctccatcatctgtatgtacacgtcgtagtccatgcctccacaaacatactccggtgaactttcggagttcaccgggctacaggaactgacactagactgcatctgttaggaacacagtgaagtgtagttagcacgacggctaagtaaggatatccatgggtcattcaaaactaaataaaggttttgtaaaaattgttacatagaaaaccctataccttactcatctgcaaagattctacctacaacaattataaatagcaacttgcatacactatgagcaaaattcaataacgtctcatatcattttccctcttgacaaggtcatttggtaatcattttcatacccaataatatattgttaaacaattaagcatactagtaagtagtagaaaacataaatcacacatcttgcttgtaatcaccttagtagagaaacctttccctcataatgaaattctcatcacttttcactcttcaaagagagagatcacccacaacctttgggtacttaaatacttgtcacatctttctttcccgtagctacggcgtaactacattcatatttcaaaattccacttagtcctagatagaaagtgagaggcctttggagtcctttctccacttttgaccacttggatcgttgaactcgggttcagtggtcatcgcccggtataatactgatcccctggacttataggagcgttggaatgattcctagctagcctcactaggttcataagaacgacacctacccgaacatagagtgactatacttaagtgtgcacacccccgtaggagtaccttttccttccgggtgatatagtactcggcgaatagacttcgcccacagtatgattgatcatacacataattaccatgcggaatatgcactttaagctcatctttattccgtggttaacaagatccttcaccacttttactagaactaaggtttaaaaacatttttctactctttccttttccttgcattgaaaatactttggacatacttgggtcaatcccaatacttggaaattaattctccttttaacccaattcaaaaattctccttttcttttgcaaaacatttggatgatccactaacatcctttcacaaaagtaattcaagtgtaaccaTTCTACACTTTCCAccccacatttatcacataagtctcatatttgacacatacatctcaatgcatataacatatacatttcccaacttcaacctaggcataacacataacatatatttattctttacaagcacaCAATGCTACTtcttatactatttataagttcacacatatgtaacacttcctacataacacatatgcctaactacatagtattcttctcactaacaacatatataattatgatttatacataccatatactatacacaaaaagtgacattttaccatgtatatatacataatacaacattttattaatacatacatacccatatatgtacatatacatacggtttaaatacacacacatcacacgtatatttatatatatatatatatatatatatatatatatatatacatatacggctttcatatatatacataatacacacatatatatatatactatactacacgtacatacacacaatatatataaatatatatatatattacactacatgtacatacattacatacTTAATATCATATACATAGTATGCTTAACTTAAgtatttaggcacattaacaaccacctcataccaacacaacattttgtacatatgtcTTATGAAagatacaattacatatatatacatacatcatgtacacaaaaattctacctagaactcatcatatttcaaccaagctatcaattatctagtttcaaacaacctcaaccaattaaagggattccttacctcaaccgggtttctaatttcgtagaaggtccttgtagttgattttccccaatttcaccttaaaaccctagaattccatcaacaacataacacatgattttatgaaatcttaacttagattcatgttctaggatggaaaataaagctatctaccgaataaaattggagttttaccgaatattttgagacttgtgtNtatatatatatatatatatatatatatatatatatatacatatacggctttcatatatatacataatacacacatatatatatatactatactacacgtacatacacacaatatatataaatatatatatatattacactacatgtacatacattacatacTTAATATCATATACATAGTATGCTTAACTTAAgtatttaggcacattaacaaccacctcataccaacacaacattttgtacatatgtcTTATGAAagatacaattacatatatatacatacatcatgtacacaaaaattctacctagaactcatcatatttcaaccaagctatcaattatctagtttcaaacaacctcaaccaattaaagggattccttacctcaaccgggtttctaatttcgtagaaggtccttgtagttgattttccccaatttcaccttaaaaccctagaattccatcaacaacataacacatgattttatgaaatcttaacttagattcatgttctaggatggaaaataaagctatctaccgaataaaattggagttttaccgaatattttgagacttctaccgaataaaattggagttttaccgaatattttgagacttgtgtagaatttcttggctatggagtgttggagctttgaagaagaagatgaattcttggctatggagtgttggagctttgaagaagaagatgaaaatcccACCTTACTCTCCTGgagctttgaagaagaagatgaaaatcccACCTTACTCTCCCGgagctttgaagaagaagatgaaaatcccACCttactctccctctctctatttcGGCCAAGTGAAgggaaaaggggaaaaaaatgcttaaatatttacccacttggttgactagtctcctCCCAACACATGGTAAAtaatggtgacaagtgtcacctctttatggtttgatcttaaaaatatcttagcttagactgattgggattaaatcagatgaactctcggtagaaac of Ipomoea triloba cultivar NCNSP0323 chromosome 3, ASM357664v1 contains these proteins:
- the LOC116012890 gene encoding uncharacterized protein LOC116012890, which translates into the protein MLFSKGNPSSVTILLNALKELEETSRLTVSIEKSNIFVAGIRDNRLDFSGMPKGQLPVKYLGIPLDGQRLKVAQFSPLITAITRLIEKWKGCTLSYAGRLELIISVIQGTISFWIQNFPLPTNVIDHVAFLCGKFLWGRRVSLITWDKICFPKEEGGLGIHDFKVWNTSFFSKVLWDIHSKRDSLWIRWVNSVYLNGSDVWDFCPNKRDSALFKKIFEARDKISLAKGGLQNAKEFLHNSVNNSKFQVSQIYDLLREKSQPAFAWRFVWRSYIPRKFSFITWLAVHQRLPTKDRLAFLDINTECSMCVGDKETAQHLFFKCPFSLQVWNQVRMHFGFHKCTNAIKSSIKWINRLHGGAHMRSKAITIALICTIYHLWRNRNRVYHDEDRLPIDGLVKNIAKDVYRVIFYLYPIT